A genomic segment from Syntrophotalea acetylenivorans encodes:
- a CDS encoding radical SAM/SPASM family putative metalloenzyme maturase: MPNRNHTTAASTTEEAAFRTYPSKLFVETTTHCNLLCPMCVKQAADSKVIEGDLRQETFAALEPAFPYLEALVLNGIGEPLMHPHLLEWIARARQRMPDSAWIGFQSNGLLLDQQTALALVDAGLDRICLSVDGVSPDTFSKVREGESLSDMDRAFAVLAEARRARPKGRLKVGSEFVTMRENLHQLPDTVRWVAERGADFFIVSQALPYDPSGVQQTTYHNASEAAVALFDKWKQKMAKMGLDIYSYDYMAWERERVLKNLVDPRIREVNAMVTEMRAEARKLDIFMDVMQLLKRDTALQTEVEHVYEEAQRVADEMGIELKLPVTVPLADRKCDFVTGGSAFISWYGGVHPCYFLWHQYRCYINDWDRLVKVKEFGRLDERPLLDIWNDEEFTTFRRNVVEFDYPYCTNCCVAPCDLVQEEDFLHDCFAGSESCGSCQWAMGLLQCLQ; this comes from the coding sequence GTGCCCAACCGCAATCACACAACGGCAGCATCTACCACCGAGGAAGCCGCCTTTCGCACCTATCCCAGCAAGCTGTTCGTTGAAACCACCACTCATTGCAACCTGCTCTGCCCCATGTGCGTCAAACAGGCAGCGGACAGTAAGGTCATCGAAGGTGACCTTAGGCAAGAAACCTTTGCCGCGCTGGAGCCGGCATTTCCTTACTTGGAAGCCCTGGTACTCAACGGCATCGGCGAGCCGCTGATGCACCCCCACCTGCTCGAATGGATAGCCAGGGCCCGGCAAAGAATGCCCGATAGCGCCTGGATCGGTTTTCAGTCCAACGGCCTGCTCCTCGATCAACAGACGGCCCTCGCCCTGGTCGATGCCGGCCTCGACCGCATCTGCCTGTCGGTGGACGGAGTCAGCCCCGACACCTTCAGCAAGGTTCGAGAAGGCGAAAGCCTCAGCGACATGGATCGCGCCTTTGCGGTGCTCGCTGAGGCACGACGCGCACGACCGAAGGGTCGACTGAAGGTCGGCTCCGAGTTCGTTACCATGCGCGAAAATCTTCATCAATTACCCGATACAGTACGCTGGGTGGCAGAAAGGGGTGCCGATTTTTTCATCGTCTCCCAGGCTCTACCCTACGACCCTTCCGGGGTGCAACAGACTACTTACCACAACGCTAGCGAGGCAGCGGTCGCGCTCTTCGATAAATGGAAACAAAAAATGGCGAAGATGGGGTTGGATATTTACTCCTACGACTATATGGCCTGGGAGAGAGAGCGGGTTTTAAAGAACCTGGTCGATCCGCGCATCCGCGAGGTTAACGCCATGGTAACCGAAATGCGCGCCGAGGCCCGCAAACTTGACATCTTCATGGATGTCATGCAACTGCTGAAACGGGACACGGCCTTGCAGACCGAGGTGGAGCATGTCTACGAGGAAGCACAACGGGTCGCCGATGAGATGGGTATTGAGCTCAAGCTGCCGGTGACCGTCCCTCTGGCCGATCGCAAGTGCGATTTCGTCACCGGCGGTTCGGCCTTCATCTCTTGGTACGGCGGAGTACACCCCTGCTATTTCCTCTGGCATCAGTACCGTTGCTACATTAACGATTGGGACAGACTGGTCAAGGTCAAGGAGTTCGGTCGTCTCGATGAACGTCCGCTGCTGGACATCTGGAACGACGAAGAATTCACCACATTCCGCCGTAACGTAGTGGAGTTCGACTACCCCTATTGCACCAATTGCTGCGTCGCCCCCTGCGACCTGGTCCAGGAAGAAGACTTTCTTCACGACTGCTTCGCCGGCAGCGAGTCTTGCGGTTCCTGCCAGTGGGCTATGGGGCTCTTGCAGTGCCTGCAGTAA
- the selD gene encoding selenide, water dikinase SelD encodes MGPTVLSDALRGLPAPTDPNLLVGFESSDDAAVYRLTDDLAVVSTVDYITPPVDDPIWFGRIAAANALSDIYAMGGRPITALNLVMYPEKKLGSDILREILKGGHEKVLEAGASLAGGHSTDNEEPVYGLSVTGVVSPERILTNNGARPGDVLILTKPLGTGVLFNACRSGRLPRAELDPVLPQIAFLNGPAMEIALNYEVHACTDITGFALAGHTLEMARGSSLVIELEYAALPIHPHVLAMYQKGETTGSNGANRKLVEGKLDLPSHLSAPQRELLFDPQTSGGLLLAVAGDQADALLRDLHQAGIAASAIIGRAVAGPRPRLRIV; translated from the coding sequence ATCGGTCCGACGGTCCTGTCGGACGCGCTACGGGGGCTGCCAGCCCCCACCGATCCCAACTTATTGGTCGGTTTCGAATCGAGCGACGATGCCGCGGTCTATCGGCTTACCGACGACCTGGCGGTGGTCTCAACCGTCGATTACATCACCCCGCCGGTGGATGACCCGATCTGGTTCGGCCGTATCGCCGCCGCCAACGCTCTGTCTGACATCTACGCCATGGGCGGACGGCCGATTACCGCCCTGAATTTGGTGATGTATCCGGAAAAGAAGCTCGGTTCCGACATCCTGCGAGAAATTCTCAAAGGAGGCCACGAAAAGGTCCTCGAGGCCGGCGCCAGTCTCGCCGGTGGTCATTCCACAGACAACGAGGAACCGGTCTATGGTCTGTCCGTGACCGGAGTGGTATCCCCCGAACGGATTCTCACCAACAACGGTGCCCGACCGGGAGACGTGCTGATTCTCACCAAGCCCCTGGGAACCGGCGTCCTCTTTAACGCCTGTCGCTCAGGCCGCTTGCCCCGAGCGGAACTCGACCCGGTGCTGCCGCAGATCGCCTTTCTTAACGGACCGGCCATGGAGATCGCCCTCAATTACGAAGTCCATGCCTGTACCGACATCACCGGTTTTGCTTTGGCCGGCCACACCCTGGAGATGGCCCGAGGCAGCAGCCTGGTGATTGAACTCGAGTATGCAGCCCTGCCCATTCATCCCCATGTTCTGGCGATGTACCAAAAGGGCGAGACCACCGGCAGCAACGGCGCCAACCGCAAACTGGTGGAAGGGAAACTGGACCTGCCAAGTCATTTGTCGGCTCCCCAGCGTGAACTGCTCTTCGATCCCCAAACCTCCGGCGGTCTTCTGCTGGCAGTCGCCGGGGATCAGGCCGATGCGCTACTGCGTGACTTGCACCAGGCCGGGATTGCAGCTTCGGCCATCATCGGTCGGGCGGTGGCCGGCCCCCGGCCGAGACTGCGAATTGTCTGA
- a CDS encoding rhodanese-like domain-containing protein: MKKLFMLIVSAVALLSVSAWAGSYHYISAAEVKQKVETQEGLLLLDIQVKKEFDQHHISGAIDTYAYPVKSETDRNKLAAVLGQAKTSAEPIVIICPRGGGGAKRAYDYLKSQDIAEGRLMILEGGQAKWPYEELLAKK; the protein is encoded by the coding sequence ATGAAGAAACTTTTTATGTTGATCGTCTCAGCCGTGGCCCTTCTCTCTGTTTCGGCCTGGGCAGGCAGTTACCACTACATCAGTGCCGCTGAGGTGAAACAAAAAGTGGAAACGCAAGAAGGCCTTCTCTTACTGGACATTCAGGTAAAAAAGGAGTTTGACCAGCATCATATTTCAGGAGCCATTGACACCTATGCCTATCCTGTGAAGTCGGAAACTGACCGGAATAAATTGGCAGCCGTGCTGGGCCAGGCAAAAACAAGCGCAGAGCCCATTGTTATCATCTGTCCACGAGGCGGTGGCGGTGCGAAACGGGCCTACGATTATCTGAAAAGCCAAGACATTGCAGAAGGCCGATTGATGATTCTTGAGGGCGGTCAGGCCAAATGGCCCTACGAGGAGCTGCTGGCAAAAAAGTAA
- a CDS encoding C-GCAxxG-C-C family (seleno)protein, translating into MFFFRRKRQNIKSKDVVGKTPTKSRPRYLNNNEIPKSYSEKTAESLFCGPEKYNCAQAVLLTFKNRFAVQDADIQSAKTMGYGRVPGGLCGALYAGKYLLSDRVTSEKLTREFERRAGSSQCKRILKLKLITCKECVALTARLIDEYSK; encoded by the coding sequence ATGTTCTTTTTTAGACGCAAAAGGCAAAATATAAAGTCAAAAGATGTTGTCGGAAAGACGCCGACAAAATCACGCCCGAGATATCTCAACAACAATGAAATACCAAAAAGCTATTCAGAAAAAACCGCAGAGTCCTTGTTTTGCGGTCCTGAAAAATACAACTGCGCCCAGGCCGTACTGCTTACCTTTAAAAATCGTTTTGCAGTTCAAGATGCCGACATACAATCGGCTAAAACTATGGGCTACGGAAGAGTGCCAGGCGGCCTATGTGGTGCCTTATACGCTGGAAAATATTTACTCTCTGACAGGGTAACATCCGAAAAACTAACACGTGAATTTGAGCGCAGGGCCGGCTCATCTCAATGTAAACGAATCTTAAAGCTCAAACTCATTACATGCAAAGAATGTGTAGCGCTCACCGCCCGCTTAATAGATGAGTACTCCAAGTGA
- a CDS encoding response regulator — MPVDDDPATRDIVTMILQTLGYPVMEAASATEAIALAERHTGEFHLLIIDVIMP; from the coding sequence CTGCCGGTCGACGACGACCCGGCAACTAGGGATATTGTCACCATGATACTGCAAACCTTGGGCTACCCGGTCATGGAAGCCGCCTCCGCCACAGAAGCCATAGCCCTTGCCGAGAGACACACTGGGGAGTTTCACCTGCTAATCATCGATGTTATCATGCCGTAG
- the ftnA gene encoding non-heme ferritin, with amino-acid sequence MLSKNMVTKLNNQINLENYSSNIYLQMSAWAEIKGLDGSAAFLRQQAREELDHMHRLFQYVHETGALPVLGAIKAPATEFESISEMFKQVLEHEKLVTAKINELMDAAIKEKDHSTVNFLQWYVAEQHEEEHTIQQVLDKIQNIGEAGSGVYFIDRAIGGMVHKN; translated from the coding sequence ATGTTAAGTAAAAATATGGTCACGAAATTAAATAATCAGATCAATCTGGAAAATTATTCTTCAAATATTTACCTGCAGATGAGTGCCTGGGCTGAAATAAAAGGCCTGGATGGCAGCGCGGCATTTCTGCGGCAACAGGCCAGGGAAGAGCTTGATCATATGCATCGGCTCTTCCAGTATGTCCATGAAACCGGGGCACTGCCGGTTCTTGGTGCGATCAAGGCGCCGGCTACCGAATTCGAGTCGATTAGCGAGATGTTTAAGCAGGTGCTGGAGCACGAGAAGCTGGTTACGGCAAAGATCAATGAGTTAATGGATGCGGCCATCAAAGAAAAGGATCACTCCACGGTTAATTTCCTGCAATGGTATGTGGCCGAACAGCACGAAGAGGAACATACGATTCAGCAGGTGCTCGACAAGATACAGAATATCGGCGAAGCGGGCAGCGGGGTCTATTTTATCGACCGGGCCATCGGTGGGATGGTGCATAAGAACTGA
- a CDS encoding tetratricopeptide repeat protein has protein sequence MKRLLVWGFLIFFCGLSTAALAHEEHGSVPPIDPVNVYGQQLGSVTVPFVCNETAAGTAQRGLALLHHMTYVGARAAFAVTIQTDPDCAMGYWGQAMSYIHPLWSDPPNQADFDRGKALAATAMKMAKSEHERAYVSAVTAYYAQGRNSTEITNLSAFAESWRKVYESFPDDLEAASFYALAYLATASPADKTYARQKKSAAIAKQVLQYNPDHPGAHHYTIHALDYPPLAEQALEVARSYGSIAPEVPHALHMPAHIFTRLGLWPESIDMNRRSADAALKHPADGKISLHYLHALDYLAYAYLQRGEDSQAKAVLDELMALSGPYQSHVASAYTFAAVPARLALERQQWAAAAALKPQTPNNYPWQINPAMEAITYFANGLGAARTGDTMMVARAIERLAALEAKAGKNSLYWAGQIEIQRLAVTAWRAYGEGNKQEGLTLMRQSAALEAATEKHPVTPGKVLPAHELLADMLFDMGRYDEALANYQAALLRSPNRFNSLYGAGRSAELAGHREMAAFHYAKLVEVAAAESKLQRLQKARSFLGKE, from the coding sequence ATGAAACGACTTCTCGTATGGGGATTTTTGATCTTCTTTTGCGGGTTATCGACGGCGGCCCTGGCCCATGAGGAACATGGGAGTGTGCCGCCCATAGATCCCGTCAATGTTTACGGCCAGCAGCTGGGCAGCGTGACTGTGCCTTTTGTTTGCAATGAAACAGCCGCCGGCACAGCGCAACGTGGTTTGGCCTTGCTGCACCATATGACCTACGTGGGGGCGCGCGCCGCCTTTGCCGTTACCATACAAACTGATCCGGATTGTGCCATGGGCTACTGGGGGCAGGCGATGAGTTACATTCATCCTCTGTGGTCCGACCCGCCAAACCAAGCCGATTTTGATCGGGGTAAGGCCCTGGCCGCTACAGCTATGAAGATGGCCAAATCTGAACATGAGCGGGCCTATGTCAGTGCGGTCACGGCCTACTACGCCCAGGGACGCAACTCCACCGAAATAACTAACCTGAGTGCCTTTGCCGAGAGCTGGCGCAAGGTTTACGAGAGCTTCCCCGATGACCTGGAGGCGGCCAGTTTCTACGCCCTGGCATATCTGGCTACTGCCAGCCCGGCGGACAAGACTTACGCCAGGCAGAAGAAAAGTGCAGCCATCGCCAAGCAGGTGCTGCAGTACAACCCCGATCACCCGGGAGCTCATCACTACACCATCCATGCCCTGGATTATCCGCCTCTGGCTGAACAGGCCCTGGAGGTGGCACGCAGCTACGGCAGCATCGCCCCCGAGGTGCCCCACGCGCTGCATATGCCGGCCCATATCTTTACCCGCCTTGGCCTGTGGCCCGAGTCCATCGACATGAACCGGCGTTCGGCCGATGCTGCCCTTAAACATCCGGCGGACGGTAAAATATCCCTGCATTATCTGCATGCACTTGACTACTTGGCCTATGCCTATCTGCAGCGCGGCGAGGATAGCCAGGCTAAAGCGGTGCTTGACGAGCTGATGGCTTTGTCGGGGCCATACCAGAGCCATGTGGCATCCGCCTATACCTTTGCCGCCGTGCCGGCCCGTCTGGCGCTGGAACGACAGCAGTGGGCGGCGGCCGCCGCCCTCAAACCGCAGACGCCGAACAACTATCCCTGGCAGATCAATCCTGCCATGGAGGCCATCACCTACTTCGCCAATGGTCTCGGCGCCGCCCGCACTGGCGATACGATGATGGTCGCCCGTGCCATCGAGCGGCTGGCGGCTCTGGAAGCCAAGGCGGGGAAGAACTCGCTCTACTGGGCCGGGCAGATCGAAATTCAGCGCCTGGCGGTGACTGCCTGGCGGGCCTATGGGGAAGGCAACAAGCAGGAAGGGCTGACCCTTATGCGTCAGTCTGCGGCACTAGAGGCGGCCACGGAAAAGCATCCCGTTACCCCGGGAAAAGTACTGCCGGCCCATGAGCTGTTGGCCGACATGCTCTTCGATATGGGGCGTTACGACGAAGCGCTGGCTAACTATCAGGCGGCACTTTTGCGCAGCCCCAATCGCTTCAACAGCCTTTATGGCGCGGGGCGCTCGGCCGAATTGGCCGGTCACCGTGAGATGGCTGCATTCCATTATGCCAAGTTGGTCGAGGTTGCCGCCGCCGAATCCAAGCTGCAGCGGCTGCAAAAGGCTCGTTCCTTTCTGGGCAAGGAGTGA
- a CDS encoding Rossmann-like and DUF2520 domain-containing protein translates to MRKLCIIGCGNVGKTLGRLWSQEKVFTIGDILNRSEESGSSAARFIGAGRPVAGIAEMSPAEVFLIATPDDQIGESCRALAASGLLRSGNVVFHCSGALPSADLVSAKEAGACIGSVHPVKSFANPAESVKTFGGTFCGMEGDDQALEILRPAFEAVGGKTMAIDPQFKTIYHTAAVMVCNYLTSLIEIGAQTYLKAGLDRETAMQVMEPIVRGTVENIFNSGTVRALTGPIARGDHSMVAKQLSAISDWNPRFGNLYRDLGATALELSRLQGTASSDSLAALAELLERD, encoded by the coding sequence ATGAGAAAACTCTGTATTATTGGCTGCGGAAATGTCGGCAAAACACTCGGACGCCTGTGGAGTCAGGAAAAAGTTTTTACAATTGGTGACATCCTGAACCGTTCCGAGGAAAGTGGTTCATCAGCGGCCCGTTTTATCGGTGCCGGCCGGCCGGTCGCCGGGATTGCAGAGATGAGCCCCGCAGAAGTGTTCCTCATCGCCACCCCTGACGACCAGATAGGTGAATCGTGCCGCGCACTCGCTGCTTCCGGCCTCTTGCGCTCCGGTAACGTCGTGTTCCATTGCAGCGGTGCCCTGCCCTCAGCCGATCTTGTTTCAGCTAAAGAGGCCGGGGCCTGCATTGGAAGTGTTCATCCGGTCAAAAGCTTTGCGAATCCCGCTGAATCAGTCAAGACCTTTGGCGGTACCTTCTGCGGGATGGAGGGCGACGACCAGGCGCTGGAAATTCTCCGTCCAGCCTTCGAGGCGGTCGGCGGGAAAACTATGGCGATAGATCCTCAATTCAAAACCATCTATCACACCGCGGCGGTAATGGTCTGCAATTACCTGACATCGTTGATCGAAATAGGCGCTCAAACTTACCTCAAGGCCGGACTGGATCGGGAGACTGCCATGCAGGTAATGGAACCGATCGTGCGCGGCACCGTGGAGAACATCTTCAATTCGGGAACCGTACGGGCACTCACCGGACCGATAGCGAGAGGAGACCACTCGATGGTTGCCAAACAACTCTCTGCGATATCTGACTGGAATCCGCGCTTTGGAAACCTCTATCGGGACCTGGGAGCGACCGCCCTGGAACTGTCCCGCCTGCAGGGCACCGCGTCATCGGACTCCCTTGCCGCGCTGGCCGAACTGCTGGAGCGAGACTAA
- the arsB gene encoding ACR3 family arsenite efflux transporter, whose translation MQLPESLSTTTANDERKMSNIFERYLTVWVGLCIVAGIVLGRFAPNLAHTLDGMSITVNNAPIVSIPIAVCLFFMMYPIMVKIDFASVVKAGKSGKPVLLTLLVNWGIKPFTMYALSLLFLGVLFRGLIGAEAMDLVKLPFGLDLPVGATHGAGTVVLHEGVRMLQIPLWRSYLAGCILLGIAPCTAMVLVWGYLARGNDGLTLVMVALNSLTMLLLYGVLGGFLLGIGRLPVPWQALLLSIGIYVALPLVAGYFSRRWLIAARGKEWFQDKFLHRLTPVTIIALLTTLVLLFSFKGAVILGTPLTILWIAIPLFIQTVTIFALTYGAAQRLGLSYENAAPAALIGASNHFEVAIATAVMLFGLSSGAALATVVGVLIEVPLMLMLVGICKKTRGWFPSA comes from the coding sequence ATGCAACTTCCAGAATCCCTTTCTACGACAACAGCCAACGACGAACGGAAGATGTCCAACATTTTCGAGCGTTATCTGACGGTCTGGGTCGGGCTCTGTATCGTCGCCGGTATCGTTCTGGGAAGATTTGCGCCGAACCTTGCCCACACCCTTGATGGAATGTCGATCACGGTCAACAACGCGCCTATTGTATCTATTCCCATCGCGGTCTGTCTGTTTTTCATGATGTACCCGATCATGGTAAAGATCGATTTTGCCTCGGTGGTCAAAGCCGGCAAAAGCGGTAAACCTGTGCTGTTGACCCTGCTGGTGAATTGGGGCATCAAACCCTTTACCATGTATGCTCTGTCTCTGCTGTTTCTCGGCGTATTGTTCCGCGGTCTGATCGGTGCCGAGGCCATGGACCTGGTCAAGCTTCCCTTCGGCCTCGACCTGCCCGTGGGCGCGACCCATGGTGCCGGAACGGTGGTGCTGCACGAAGGGGTAAGGATGTTACAAATCCCTCTTTGGCGCAGTTATCTGGCCGGCTGCATTTTACTCGGCATTGCGCCCTGTACAGCCATGGTGCTGGTGTGGGGCTATCTGGCCCGGGGCAACGACGGCCTGACCCTGGTGATGGTCGCCCTGAACTCGCTGACCATGCTGCTGCTCTACGGTGTGCTGGGCGGTTTCTTGCTAGGTATCGGCCGGCTGCCGGTGCCCTGGCAGGCCTTACTGCTGTCTATCGGCATCTACGTTGCCCTACCCTTGGTCGCCGGCTATTTCTCCCGCCGCTGGCTGATCGCGGCCAGGGGCAAGGAGTGGTTTCAGGACAAGTTTCTGCACAGGCTGACGCCGGTGACCATCATCGCTCTGCTGACTACGCTGGTGCTGCTGTTCAGCTTCAAGGGGGCTGTCATCTTGGGCACCCCTCTCACCATTCTTTGGATCGCCATTCCCCTGTTCATCCAGACGGTGACGATCTTCGCTTTGACCTATGGAGCAGCCCAAAGGCTTGGCCTCAGCTACGAAAATGCCGCACCGGCCGCTCTCATCGGTGCCTCCAACCATTTCGAGGTGGCCATTGCCACTGCCGTCATGCTGTTCGGCCTTTCCTCCGGTGCGGCCCTGGCTACCGTCGTCGGAGTGCTGATTGAGGTCCCGCTGATGCTGATGCTGGTGGGCATATGCAAAAAAACCAGGGGATGGTTTCCATCGGCCTGA
- a CDS encoding ArsR/SmtB family transcription factor — MKKTTALFKALAHQTRLRILCLLLDGEVCVCQIMAVLGLPQSTASRHLAILKNAGLVEDRRDGTWSHYSLARNGSPLASQLLEVLGENLPHTTIGAKDCQKLAEALQKKNCA; from the coding sequence ATGAAGAAAACTACCGCACTCTTCAAGGCTCTGGCTCACCAGACCCGGCTGCGCATCCTATGTCTGCTTCTTGACGGAGAAGTGTGCGTTTGCCAGATTATGGCTGTGCTGGGCTTGCCCCAATCGACGGCTTCCCGCCATCTGGCCATCCTGAAAAATGCCGGACTGGTCGAAGACCGCCGTGACGGCACCTGGTCGCACTACTCCCTGGCCAGGAACGGCAGCCCCCTGGCCAGCCAGTTGCTGGAAGTTCTGGGGGAGAACCTGCCCCATACCACTATCGGGGCCAAGGATTGCCAAAAACTTGCAGAGGCTTTGCAAAAAAAAAACTGCGCCTGA
- a CDS encoding carboxymuconolactone decarboxylase family protein — MDKKTLETLARNACCLLKTKDGSDQVPNCQLANSEAVDDKTLELIAVGASVAACCAPCLEYHINAARKAGASHAELAAAVQIGEKVRQRPADIIAQSCKDLDI, encoded by the coding sequence ATGGACAAGAAAACCCTGGAAACACTCGCTAGAAACGCCTGCTGCTTGCTTAAGACCAAGGATGGAAGCGATCAGGTTCCAAACTGCCAGCTCGCAAACAGTGAGGCCGTGGACGACAAGACCCTGGAATTAATCGCCGTCGGAGCTTCAGTGGCGGCCTGCTGCGCTCCCTGTCTCGAATACCACATTAACGCAGCCCGCAAAGCGGGTGCCAGCCACGCAGAACTGGCCGCAGCGGTTCAAATAGGTGAAAAAGTCCGCCAAAGGCCCGCCGACATAATAGCTCAGTCATGTAAAGATCTTGATATTTAA
- a CDS encoding heterodisulfide reductase-related iron-sulfur binding cluster yields the protein MDSSQKQTPQEILQGVMKLCANCDTCRTMMEEDCAFFIELYRLWDQEHEDGTPVSEAQLRYLTELCTFCGLCPCPKVPMDVMEAKSRYIEKEGLPLATRLLNDVPRMARLCGTFPKLSKALQSNSVLGPLLRKATGLHSDRQLPVFPKQNFFKWAANQGLDQRKEGKHRVAYFAGCTAGYLFPEIGRSVVEILQHNGATVYVPPQECCGMPFLVEGDRKRTLQLAQNNMGRLLEAVRDDDDLVYSCPTCGYFLKKLLKERAYYSDDYQKSVDAKEGELKVPAPEKGENQFWTLRKSMYREILKDDGYFSGIDPLDRVALSDHLFDFGVYLTRLQGEGRLAADFNPLPERMAYFAPCHQREQKMGLPYLELLKQVPGLEIEQVGSDYDCCGMGGIFGFKDHFHQKSLDLGDR from the coding sequence TTGGATAGTTCACAAAAACAAACGCCGCAAGAGATCCTGCAAGGGGTCATGAAGTTATGCGCTAACTGTGACACCTGTCGCACCATGATGGAGGAGGATTGTGCGTTCTTCATCGAACTCTACCGCCTCTGGGATCAGGAACATGAGGATGGCACACCCGTCAGTGAGGCGCAGCTGCGTTACCTGACTGAACTTTGCACCTTCTGCGGCCTCTGTCCCTGCCCGAAGGTTCCCATGGACGTCATGGAAGCGAAGAGCCGCTATATCGAGAAAGAAGGCTTGCCGTTGGCGACCCGGCTACTCAACGACGTTCCGCGCATGGCCCGCCTGTGCGGCACCTTCCCCAAGCTGTCCAAGGCCCTGCAATCGAACAGCGTCCTTGGCCCCCTGTTGCGTAAAGCCACCGGCTTGCATTCCGACCGACAACTTCCGGTCTTTCCGAAACAGAATTTTTTCAAATGGGCGGCAAACCAGGGCCTTGATCAACGAAAGGAAGGCAAGCATCGGGTAGCCTACTTCGCCGGCTGCACCGCCGGCTACCTGTTCCCCGAGATCGGACGGAGTGTCGTGGAGATCTTGCAGCACAACGGTGCCACGGTCTACGTCCCGCCGCAGGAATGCTGCGGCATGCCCTTTCTGGTGGAAGGCGACCGAAAGCGCACCCTGCAGCTGGCGCAAAACAACATGGGGCGCCTGCTTGAAGCAGTTCGCGACGATGACGACCTGGTCTACTCCTGCCCCACCTGCGGTTATTTCCTGAAAAAACTGCTCAAAGAAAGAGCTTATTATTCCGATGACTACCAGAAGTCGGTAGATGCCAAAGAAGGTGAATTGAAGGTGCCGGCCCCCGAGAAAGGCGAGAACCAGTTCTGGACTCTGAGAAAGTCCATGTACCGGGAGATTCTCAAAGATGACGGCTATTTTTCCGGCATCGATCCTCTGGACCGGGTCGCCCTATCGGACCACCTGTTCGATTTCGGAGTTTATCTGACCCGTCTGCAGGGTGAAGGTCGGCTCGCCGCCGACTTCAACCCCCTGCCGGAGCGCATGGCCTACTTTGCCCCCTGCCACCAGCGAGAGCAAAAGATGGGCCTGCCCTATCTGGAACTGCTGAAACAGGTTCCCGGGCTGGAAATTGAACAAGTCGGCAGCGATTATGACTGCTGCGGCATGGGAGGGATATTCGGCTTCAAAGACCATTTCCATCAAAAGTCGTTGGACTTGGGGGACCGTTGA
- a CDS encoding thioredoxin family protein, with the protein MKIQILGTGCKKCRKLAENAETAAQELQLDYELVKVTEMQDIAGFGVLMTPALAIDGQVKLAGKVPSVKELKGLLGS; encoded by the coding sequence ATGAAAATTCAGATTTTGGGCACCGGTTGCAAAAAGTGTCGGAAACTGGCCGAAAACGCCGAAACTGCCGCGCAGGAACTGCAATTGGACTATGAACTGGTCAAGGTGACGGAAATGCAGGACATCGCAGGCTTCGGCGTCCTCATGACCCCGGCGTTGGCCATAGACGGACAGGTTAAACTGGCGGGAAAAGTTCCCTCAGTCAAGGAACTCAAGGGACTCTTGGGCTCCTGA